From Microbacterium croceum, a single genomic window includes:
- a CDS encoding DUF2871 domain-containing protein codes for MRRLFYAAFASMVAGVASGLFYREFTKLNDFPEGASTQLGLVHTHLLTLGFVVLLIVLLLEKQFALSQSRLFGWFFWTYIAGLVLTSAMMVWHGCLTVLGLESSKMIAGIAGLGHMLLTAGMILLFLALRTRLTAPATAPAVA; via the coding sequence ATGCGCAGATTGTTCTACGCCGCGTTCGCCTCCATGGTGGCCGGGGTCGCCTCCGGGCTCTTCTACCGCGAGTTCACCAAGCTCAACGACTTCCCCGAGGGGGCATCGACGCAGCTGGGGCTGGTGCACACGCACCTGCTCACGCTCGGCTTCGTCGTGCTGCTGATCGTGCTGCTGCTCGAGAAGCAGTTCGCGCTGTCGCAGAGCCGCCTGTTCGGCTGGTTCTTCTGGACGTACATCGCCGGTCTCGTCCTGACCTCCGCGATGATGGTCTGGCATGGGTGCCTCACGGTGCTGGGGCTGGAGTCGTCGAAGATGATCGCCGGCATCGCCGGGCTCGGCCACATGCTCCTCACCGCCGGGATGATCCTGCTCTTCCTCGCCTTGCGCACGCGCCTGACCGCGCCGGCCACGGCCCCCGCTGTCGCCTGA
- a CDS encoding response regulator — MTALTVLLDDDHPIVRAGVRSLFDRRDDIDVVGEAASGEEAVALARHLHPDVVLCDLRLGEGMNGVQTTAALRAQDPAPAVIILTTFDRDAEILGAIEAGAAGYLLKDIAPEDIVRAVRQAAAGGLVLTPELSERVVQVMRAPRVRLTERELDVLRLLDTGSSNREIAKTLFVTEATVKTHLVHVFEKLGADSRARALAIARESGLI, encoded by the coding sequence ATGACCGCCCTGACCGTGCTGCTCGACGACGACCATCCGATCGTCCGCGCGGGCGTGCGCTCGCTGTTCGACCGACGCGACGACATCGACGTGGTCGGTGAGGCAGCCTCGGGGGAGGAGGCCGTCGCGCTGGCCCGGCACCTGCACCCCGACGTCGTCCTGTGCGACCTGCGCCTGGGTGAGGGGATGAACGGTGTGCAGACGACCGCAGCACTGCGGGCGCAGGACCCGGCCCCTGCCGTCATCATCCTCACGACGTTCGATCGGGATGCGGAGATACTCGGGGCGATCGAGGCCGGAGCGGCGGGATACCTGCTGAAGGACATCGCCCCCGAAGACATCGTCCGCGCCGTCCGGCAGGCTGCGGCGGGAGGGCTCGTGCTGACGCCGGAACTGAGCGAACGGGTCGTGCAGGTCATGAGGGCGCCGCGGGTGCGGCTCACCGAGCGCGAGCTCGATGTGCTGCGTCTGCTCGACACCGGTTCGTCGAACCGCGAGATCGCGAAGACCCTCTTCGTCACCGAGGCCACGGTCAAGACGCATCTGGTGCACGTGTTCGAGAAGCTGGGTGCCGACAGTCGGGCGCGGGCGCTCGCGATCGCCCGCGAGTCCGGCCTGATCTGA
- a CDS encoding sensor histidine kinase — MSSFEPPRAAAAVARPARTWASLVGSIRIGQAVITAVLVVIGAVRAASDGIPLPIVVAVSLVFAGWYGGGLLLSERTDDRRLATGWLLGLTAIWLGAVALSPEFIWLAFSLWLLAGFVMQMRGAVPLSAVILAVVIIAPLAHTGTTSYANVIGPLVGGVFALGISRGYLELVRDGRERRRLIASLVATQEEMAALQDELARTQRESGASAERTRVSRDIHDTVAQSLSSIGMLARSGVELSGDSPPRKTLEQIGALAAEGMADARRIVNALMPAELEATALGDALERMLERLADETGIETTLHADEQLPSLGLDAEVALLRTAQSALANVRSHAGASRVVVTLADAGETVRLDIVDDGRGFDATRWAARGGVGSDGGGYGLRSMRARLRELGGGLDVESAPGDGTALSAHLPLGGIPAVRAAADGVSG, encoded by the coding sequence ATGTCGTCGTTCGAACCGCCCCGCGCTGCCGCCGCCGTGGCCCGGCCGGCCCGGACCTGGGCGAGCCTGGTGGGATCGATCCGCATCGGACAGGCTGTCATCACCGCCGTGCTCGTGGTGATCGGCGCGGTGCGCGCGGCATCCGATGGCATCCCTCTTCCGATCGTCGTCGCTGTCTCGCTGGTCTTCGCCGGGTGGTACGGCGGGGGACTGCTGCTGAGCGAACGCACCGACGATCGACGCCTCGCCACCGGGTGGTTGCTCGGGCTGACCGCGATCTGGCTCGGCGCGGTCGCCCTCTCCCCGGAGTTCATCTGGCTCGCCTTCTCGCTGTGGCTGCTCGCCGGCTTCGTGATGCAGATGCGCGGGGCGGTGCCGCTCAGCGCCGTGATCCTCGCTGTGGTCATCATCGCGCCGCTGGCGCACACCGGCACCACGAGCTATGCGAACGTGATCGGCCCCCTCGTCGGCGGAGTCTTCGCGCTCGGCATCTCGCGCGGGTATCTCGAGCTGGTCCGCGACGGGCGGGAACGTCGACGCCTGATCGCGTCGCTCGTCGCGACCCAGGAGGAGATGGCGGCGCTGCAGGATGAGCTCGCGCGCACGCAGCGCGAATCCGGGGCGAGCGCCGAGCGCACGCGCGTCTCCCGTGACATCCATGACACCGTGGCGCAGAGCCTGTCCTCCATCGGGATGCTGGCGCGTTCGGGCGTCGAGCTGAGCGGGGATTCTCCTCCGCGAAAGACGCTCGAGCAGATCGGGGCGCTCGCCGCCGAGGGGATGGCCGACGCCCGGCGCATCGTGAACGCGCTCATGCCCGCCGAGCTCGAGGCGACCGCTCTCGGGGATGCTCTCGAGAGGATGCTCGAACGGCTCGCCGATGAGACGGGGATCGAGACGACCCTGCATGCGGACGAACAGCTGCCGTCGCTGGGGCTCGACGCCGAGGTCGCGCTGTTGCGCACGGCCCAGTCGGCGCTGGCGAACGTGCGGTCCCACGCGGGCGCATCGCGGGTGGTCGTCACACTGGCCGATGCCGGGGAGACCGTGCGTCTCGACATCGTCGACGACGGGAGGGGCTTCGACGCCACCCGGTGGGCCGCCCGCGGTGGTGTCGGATCGGACGGCGGGGGCTACGGACTGCGCTCGATGCGGGCGCGGCTGCGCGAGCTCGGCGGAGGGCTCGATGTCGAGAGCGCTCCGGGCGACGGGACCGCTCTTTCGGCTCATCTCCCGCTGGGCGGCATCCCGGCCGTGCGGGCCGCTGCGGACGGGGTCAGCGGATGA
- a CDS encoding IMPACT family protein: MTSARTYPATIATPVEHEISIRKSRFLTRIEPVGSVEEAEAVIAGIRKRAWDANHNCTAMVTGLLGDQARSSDDGEPSGTAGVPMLEVLRRRELTDVVTVVTRYFGGVKLGAGGLVRAYSSAVSETLDLAALVRRAALTQVRIDVAHADAGRYDNLLRDWAAHHGATLGEPQYATLATLELWVPESEIARLTDELAAASAGAVMPVIGAERIVDVPD, from the coding sequence ATGACCTCCGCCCGCACGTACCCCGCGACGATCGCGACGCCGGTCGAGCACGAGATCAGCATCCGCAAGTCGCGCTTCCTCACGCGCATCGAACCGGTCGGTTCGGTCGAGGAGGCGGAGGCCGTGATCGCCGGCATCCGCAAGCGCGCCTGGGATGCGAACCACAACTGCACCGCGATGGTCACCGGACTCCTCGGCGATCAGGCCCGGTCCTCGGATGACGGCGAGCCATCGGGCACGGCAGGTGTGCCGATGCTCGAGGTGCTGCGCCGACGCGAGCTGACGGATGTCGTCACGGTGGTCACGCGGTACTTCGGCGGGGTGAAGCTCGGCGCGGGTGGCCTCGTGCGGGCGTACTCCTCGGCGGTGTCCGAGACGCTCGACCTCGCCGCGCTCGTGCGTCGGGCGGCTCTCACGCAGGTGCGCATCGACGTGGCGCACGCGGATGCCGGCCGCTACGACAACCTGCTGCGCGACTGGGCTGCGCACCACGGGGCGACGCTGGGCGAGCCGCAGTACGCGACCCTCGCCACCCTGGAGCTCTGGGTGCCGGAGTCTGAGATCGCGCGGTTGACGGATGAGCTCGCCGCGGCATCCGCCGGCGCCGTCATGCCCGTGATCGGCGCCGAGCGCATCGTCGACGTGCCGGACTGA
- a CDS encoding J domain-containing protein, with product MFDSPLSASAYEILGVEATVDDAELRRAYRLRLRQTHPDTGGDAAVFIQVQRAWELVGTPDDRAAYDRRTGVATDTTWSGWRPPAARADTRPRARSYGHPGGWRRERYLVLIREWAGRGVEVPDPYDPALVRSAPRELRRMLADALAEESTARTVSDLGMGFTVWHDVDAGKDADDKLDHVVLSPSGLYGIMSEDFGGVVGFRRGEITGPSLGTRAPVTGTLSRMRTVARAARVRFGGAIIVLPDDDLSQAVTPLGTSRGVPVVVVRRSALAMVLRQGVPGARAIGGNELFDVRTRLQQTVRFV from the coding sequence ATGTTCGACAGTCCGCTCTCCGCCTCGGCGTACGAGATCCTCGGCGTGGAAGCCACGGTCGACGACGCCGAGCTGCGGCGTGCATATCGGCTCCGCCTCCGGCAGACGCACCCCGACACGGGTGGCGACGCCGCCGTGTTCATCCAGGTGCAGCGCGCCTGGGAGCTGGTCGGCACCCCCGACGACCGCGCCGCCTACGACCGGCGCACCGGTGTGGCCACCGACACCACGTGGAGCGGATGGCGTCCGCCCGCAGCCCGCGCCGACACCCGACCCCGCGCCCGCTCCTACGGCCACCCCGGTGGCTGGCGGCGCGAGCGCTACCTCGTGCTCATCCGCGAGTGGGCCGGCCGTGGTGTCGAGGTCCCTGATCCGTACGACCCCGCGCTGGTGCGCTCGGCGCCGCGCGAACTGCGCCGCATGCTCGCGGATGCTCTGGCCGAGGAGTCCACCGCCCGCACGGTCTCGGACCTCGGCATGGGGTTCACGGTGTGGCACGACGTCGATGCGGGCAAGGACGCCGACGACAAGCTCGACCACGTGGTGCTGAGCCCTTCGGGCCTGTACGGCATCATGTCCGAGGACTTCGGCGGGGTCGTGGGCTTCCGCCGCGGCGAGATCACCGGACCGAGCCTCGGCACGCGCGCCCCGGTCACCGGCACGCTCTCGCGCATGCGCACCGTCGCTCGTGCCGCCCGCGTGCGCTTCGGCGGTGCGATCATCGTGCTCCCAGATGACGACCTGTCCCAGGCGGTCACCCCGCTCGGCACCAGCCGCGGCGTTCCCGTCGTCGTGGTGCGTCGCAGCGCGCTCGCGATGGTGCTGCGGCAGGGCGTTCCCGGCGCGCGGGCCATCGGCGGCAACGAGCTCTTCGATGTGCGCACCCGGCTGCAGCAGACCGTCCGCTTCGTCTGA
- a CDS encoding squalene cyclase encodes MAISTDVRDWLLDSDPSLRWQVERDLLDAPPEVWQATRDRVATEGFGAAVLAHQDPDGQWAGGAYFPAGFFGSAEADAPGQPWVATTWALKDLRDAGLDARILEGTAEKLAVNSRWEYDDLPYWGGEVDVCINAFTLATGAWLGVEMSALARWFVEHRLADGGWNCEAEEGRSTRSSFHSTLNAVRELLYYEQLTGDHSVRDARHGGEEYLLRRRLLHRLSTGEPVGDFVHEFTYPHRHRYSAITALDHFRAVSLYEEVPPDPRLDDAVALARAARLPDGTWRQGAPLLGRTWVSVDVPEGAPSPWLTLFGTRVLDWWDAAR; translated from the coding sequence ATGGCGATCTCCACCGACGTGCGCGACTGGCTGCTCGACTCCGATCCGAGCCTGCGCTGGCAGGTCGAACGCGACCTGCTCGATGCCCCACCCGAGGTGTGGCAGGCGACGAGGGACCGCGTGGCGACCGAGGGGTTCGGCGCCGCGGTGCTCGCACATCAGGACCCCGACGGGCAGTGGGCGGGAGGAGCGTACTTCCCCGCCGGCTTCTTCGGCAGCGCCGAGGCGGATGCGCCCGGCCAGCCCTGGGTCGCCACGACCTGGGCGCTGAAGGACCTGCGTGACGCGGGGCTGGACGCACGCATCCTCGAGGGCACCGCCGAGAAGCTGGCCGTGAACAGCCGCTGGGAGTACGACGATCTTCCCTACTGGGGCGGCGAGGTCGACGTGTGCATCAACGCCTTCACCCTCGCCACCGGAGCCTGGCTCGGCGTGGAGATGAGCGCACTGGCCCGGTGGTTCGTGGAGCATCGACTCGCGGACGGCGGCTGGAACTGCGAAGCCGAGGAGGGGAGGTCGACCAGATCGTCGTTCCACTCCACCCTCAACGCGGTGCGCGAGCTCCTGTACTACGAACAGCTCACCGGCGATCACTCCGTTCGCGATGCTCGACACGGCGGCGAGGAGTACCTGTTGCGGCGCCGACTGCTCCACCGGCTGTCGACCGGCGAGCCGGTGGGCGACTTCGTGCACGAGTTCACCTATCCGCACCGGCACCGCTACAGCGCGATCACGGCACTCGACCATTTCCGTGCTGTCTCGCTGTATGAAGAAGTCCCTCCGGACCCCCGGCTCGACGACGCGGTGGCGCTGGCGCGGGCCGCGCGTCTCCCTGACGGGACCTGGCGCCAGGGAGCGCCGCTGCTCGGCCGCACCTGGGTCTCGGTCGATGTCCCCGAGGGCGCTCCTTCGCCGTGGCTGACGTTGTTCGGGACCCGCGTGCTCGACTGGTGGGACGCCGCGCGCTGA
- a CDS encoding LacI family DNA-binding transcriptional regulator, which translates to MSRTTIADVAREAGVTKATVSHALSGNRPISEETRAKVLAAAEKLNWVPSQSARALATRRANAVAVVLARDPEVIANDSFFPAFIAGVESVLTETETALILQVVPDREAEERAYRALTHGRADGALLLDLRDDDWRVPFLDDLGLPTVLVGAYEQPSAFSCVRTDDAAPVREIITHLRDAGHERIAHVSGPLDYVHSRARADAYIDTMGDDTLLREGDFTAASGRALTEELLALPQRPTAIVYSNDTMAIAGLSFARSQGLVIPDDLAISGFDDDHLSAHLSPALTSVSSDPAARGRAAARLLRADILGAHPRTEIVDCNVVHFRESTAASSAAPPTVSRRTP; encoded by the coding sequence ATGAGCCGCACGACGATCGCCGACGTCGCCCGAGAGGCAGGCGTGACCAAGGCCACGGTCTCGCATGCCCTGAGCGGCAACCGCCCCATCTCGGAAGAGACCAGGGCGAAGGTGCTCGCTGCGGCCGAGAAGCTGAACTGGGTGCCGAGCCAGAGCGCCAGAGCCCTCGCCACCCGCCGCGCCAACGCCGTCGCCGTCGTGCTCGCCCGAGACCCCGAGGTCATCGCAAACGACTCGTTCTTCCCCGCCTTCATCGCCGGAGTCGAGTCGGTGCTGACCGAGACCGAGACCGCGCTGATCCTGCAGGTCGTGCCCGACCGCGAGGCCGAGGAGCGGGCCTACCGTGCCCTCACCCACGGCCGCGCCGATGGCGCCCTGCTGCTCGACCTGCGCGACGACGACTGGCGCGTGCCGTTCCTCGACGACCTCGGTCTTCCGACGGTGCTGGTCGGCGCGTACGAACAGCCCTCCGCGTTCTCCTGCGTCCGCACCGACGACGCCGCGCCGGTCCGCGAGATCATCACCCACCTGCGTGACGCGGGGCACGAACGCATCGCGCACGTCTCCGGCCCGCTCGACTACGTGCACTCCCGTGCCCGCGCCGACGCCTACATCGACACGATGGGCGACGACACCCTGCTGCGCGAGGGCGACTTCACGGCTGCCAGCGGTCGCGCCCTCACCGAGGAGCTGCTCGCCCTCCCCCAGCGTCCGACCGCCATCGTGTACTCGAACGACACCATGGCGATCGCCGGCCTCTCGTTCGCCCGTTCGCAGGGTCTCGTCATCCCCGACGACCTCGCGATCTCCGGATTCGACGACGATCACCTGTCGGCGCATCTGTCCCCGGCGCTCACCAGCGTCTCATCCGACCCCGCGGCCCGAGGCCGCGCTGCCGCCCGCCTGCTGCGGGCAGACATCCTCGGAGCGCACCCGCGCACCGAGATCGTCGACTGCAACGTCGTGCACTTCCGCGAGAGCACGGCTGCATCGTCGGCCGCTCCACCCACTGTGTCGAGGAGGACACCATGA
- a CDS encoding sugar ABC transporter substrate-binding protein yields MKKIRAVALIGAVALVATGCSAGGGGGDDSGSAEGTGPINVWLSNNEQEVAWGTAVVEAWNADHPDEKVTAQEIPAGSSSEEAITAAITAGTAPCLVYNVAPAAVSGWVKQGGLVDLSKIDGGSDYITARSGDVESYSTDGSFYQLPWKSNPVMVMYNKALFEAAGIDPEDPQMNTYDAFLEGSRAIVDSGVQSAIWPAPTSEFYQPWFDFYPLYLAETDGTMLVEDGKSTFDSDAGREVAEFWKTFYDEKLAPNEASTDDAMSAGTTAMQLAGPWAIPSYADTVDVGFMPVPTSDGRENPITFADSKSVSMFTSCKNQATAWEFLQFSTSVESDGELLEQTGQMPMRTDLTETYGDYFDANPDYVAFAKQAEATADVPSIPNSVEAWQAFRDEYSAAVIFGKNSIDDFLANAAEKIDKLVAE; encoded by the coding sequence ATGAAGAAGATCCGCGCAGTCGCGCTCATCGGCGCCGTCGCACTCGTCGCCACCGGATGCTCCGCCGGAGGAGGAGGAGGAGACGACTCGGGCTCCGCCGAAGGCACCGGACCCATCAACGTCTGGCTCTCGAACAACGAGCAGGAGGTCGCCTGGGGCACCGCCGTCGTCGAGGCCTGGAACGCCGACCACCCCGACGAGAAGGTCACCGCGCAGGAGATCCCGGCCGGCTCCTCGTCCGAGGAGGCCATCACCGCGGCCATCACCGCCGGCACCGCTCCCTGCCTGGTCTACAACGTCGCCCCCGCAGCCGTCTCCGGCTGGGTCAAGCAGGGCGGGCTCGTCGACCTGAGCAAGATCGACGGCGGCAGCGACTACATCACCGCCCGCAGCGGCGACGTCGAGAGCTACTCGACCGACGGCAGCTTCTACCAGCTTCCGTGGAAGTCGAACCCCGTCATGGTCATGTACAACAAGGCGCTGTTCGAGGCGGCGGGCATCGACCCCGAAGACCCGCAGATGAACACCTACGACGCCTTCCTCGAGGGTTCCCGCGCGATCGTCGACTCCGGCGTGCAGAGCGCCATCTGGCCGGCTCCCACCAGCGAGTTCTACCAGCCGTGGTTCGACTTCTACCCGCTCTACCTCGCCGAGACCGACGGCACGATGCTCGTCGAGGACGGCAAGTCCACGTTCGACTCGGATGCCGGCCGCGAGGTCGCCGAGTTCTGGAAGACCTTCTACGACGAGAAGCTCGCGCCGAACGAAGCCTCGACCGACGACGCGATGTCGGCCGGGACCACCGCGATGCAGCTCGCCGGCCCCTGGGCGATCCCGTCGTACGCCGACACCGTCGACGTCGGCTTCATGCCGGTGCCCACGAGCGACGGCCGCGAGAACCCGATCACCTTCGCGGACTCCAAGAGCGTCTCGATGTTCACGTCGTGCAAGAACCAGGCAACGGCATGGGAGTTCCTGCAGTTCTCGACCAGCGTCGAGAGCGACGGCGAACTGCTCGAGCAGACCGGACAGATGCCGATGCGCACCGACCTGACCGAGACCTACGGGGACTACTTCGACGCGAACCCGGACTACGTGGCGTTCGCCAAGCAGGCCGAGGCGACCGCCGATGTGCCCAGCATCCCGAACTCCGTCGAGGCCTGGCAGGCCTTCCGCGACGAGTACTCCGCCGCGGTGATCTTCGGCAAGAACTCGATCGACGACTTCCTCGCGAACGCGGCGGAGAAGATCGACAAGCTCGTCGCCGAGTGA
- a CDS encoding carbohydrate ABC transporter permease, with the protein MTDNRRLRTRWLGAQPIGGLFTLPYFVFVIAIFAYPLGFAVYIAFHDYFFTAPGVEVDRPFVGFDNFVTVLTDPRVLDAFRNTLVFLVINVPLTAVLALVLAAALNTGIRWVAAYRVAFYVPYLTASVSLVGVWMLLFSGNGLINTVLGPLAPDPSWLVNSGLAMPMIALYVTWKQLGFYILLYLAALQNVPKELYESAETDGAGPFTRFLHVTIPGVRSATTLVLILSIITGANLFTEPYLLTNGGGPDGASSTPVLLIYQLGIQQQNPDTAAAIGMILVILVGMLSLAANRATRER; encoded by the coding sequence GTGACCGACAACCGACGGTTGCGTACCCGATGGCTGGGTGCGCAACCGATCGGCGGCCTCTTCACGCTGCCGTACTTCGTCTTCGTGATCGCAATCTTCGCCTACCCGCTCGGGTTCGCGGTCTACATCGCCTTCCACGACTACTTCTTCACAGCGCCGGGCGTCGAGGTCGACCGCCCGTTCGTGGGCTTCGACAACTTCGTGACGGTGCTCACGGATCCGCGGGTGCTGGACGCGTTCCGCAACACCCTCGTGTTCCTCGTGATCAACGTGCCGCTCACCGCAGTGCTGGCGCTGGTGCTGGCAGCTGCGCTGAACACGGGCATCCGCTGGGTCGCCGCGTATCGCGTGGCGTTCTACGTGCCGTACCTGACTGCGAGTGTCTCGCTGGTGGGCGTGTGGATGCTGTTGTTCTCGGGGAACGGCCTGATCAACACCGTGCTCGGTCCGCTCGCGCCCGACCCCTCGTGGCTCGTGAACAGCGGACTGGCGATGCCGATGATCGCGCTCTACGTGACCTGGAAACAGCTGGGCTTCTACATCCTGCTGTACCTGGCCGCGCTGCAGAACGTGCCCAAGGAGCTCTACGAATCGGCCGAGACCGATGGTGCGGGCCCGTTCACGCGCTTCCTGCACGTGACCATTCCCGGGGTGCGCAGCGCGACCACGCTCGTGCTGATCCTCTCGATCATCACCGGCGCCAACCTCTTCACCGAGCCGTACCTGCTCACCAACGGCGGAGGCCCGGACGGCGCCTCCTCCACCCCGGTGCTGCTCATCTACCAGCTGGGCATCCAGCAGCAGAACCCCGACACGGCGGCGGCGATCGGCATGATCCTCGTGATCCTGGTCGGGATGCTGTCGCTGGCCGCCAACCGCGCAACCAGGGAGCGATGA
- a CDS encoding carbohydrate ABC transporter permease, with protein sequence MMRRRRSLPRILSIILLTVAAIGFAFPFYFMLVGAFQENPTNSPSELLPTGGWTVDNFIAIDSRIDLMGSLLNSLIFTAGVLLGTVVFGLLAGYAIARLDFRGRGVVWVLMLLVQMVPFQLLMIPLYVQITRNYGLGDSYLGMILPFLINTTAVFIFVQFFKALPVEIFEAARIDGAGEIRLLTSVAIPLIKPVLVTVVLVTFIGPWNEFLWPFLITKDATLQPLAVSLANYISNVAQSTANPNGAILAGATALAFPVVILFVVFQRFFTATDLGAAVKG encoded by the coding sequence ATGATGAGACGCCGACGTTCACTGCCCCGCATCCTGAGCATCATCCTGCTCACGGTCGCGGCGATCGGGTTCGCCTTCCCGTTCTACTTCATGCTGGTCGGAGCGTTCCAGGAGAACCCGACGAACTCGCCGAGCGAACTGCTGCCCACCGGCGGCTGGACGGTCGACAACTTCATCGCGATCGACTCGCGCATCGACCTGATGGGCTCGCTGCTCAACTCGCTGATCTTCACCGCAGGCGTGCTGCTGGGAACCGTCGTGTTCGGGCTGCTGGCCGGCTATGCGATCGCCCGCCTCGACTTCCGCGGACGCGGAGTGGTGTGGGTGCTGATGCTGCTCGTGCAGATGGTGCCGTTCCAGCTGCTGATGATCCCGCTGTATGTGCAGATCACCCGCAACTACGGCCTGGGCGACTCGTACCTGGGCATGATCCTGCCGTTCCTGATCAACACGACGGCGGTGTTCATCTTCGTGCAGTTCTTCAAAGCTCTCCCCGTGGAGATCTTCGAGGCCGCCCGCATCGACGGCGCGGGCGAGATCCGCCTGCTCACCTCGGTGGCGATCCCGCTCATCAAGCCGGTGCTCGTCACCGTCGTGCTGGTCACGTTCATCGGCCCCTGGAACGAATTCCTGTGGCCGTTCCTCATCACGAAGGATGCGACGCTGCAGCCGCTCGCCGTCTCCCTCGCGAACTACATCTCCAACGTCGCGCAGTCCACCGCGAACCCCAACGGGGCGATCCTCGCCGGCGCCACCGCGCTCGCGTTCCCGGTCGTCATCCTGTTCGTCGTCTTCCAGCGCTTCTTCACCGCCACCGACCTTGGCGCAGCCGTCAAAGGCTGA
- a CDS encoding glycoside hydrolase family 130 protein, protein MFTGASFPLGPFTPHEGNPILRPRGASWESANLYNPAAIVDGDEVVLLYRAHADDIVSHIGIARSRDGVTFTREDAPILSPSEDYERFGCEDPRIALIEGTYYLTYTGWDRRSAQLCLATSTDLRTWTKHGPLFDDFDTFKTMDPRGFNWSKAGVIVPQRMHGTWWMYFGEGAIYWATSDDLIHWTPGTPDTEPMYSPTPGTWDEALVEIGTSPVVTDNGLLLFLTNGATRTVHDDGTVDVDYRCGQIAIDPDDPTRVIARMQEPWLRPQTFEDTHGLVSNVTFVEGLVKFQDKWFAYYGQSDTTLAVAIHDPAESWGRALREPGSDTP, encoded by the coding sequence ATGTTCACCGGAGCCTCCTTCCCCCTCGGACCGTTCACGCCCCACGAGGGCAACCCGATCCTGCGTCCCCGCGGCGCGAGCTGGGAGTCCGCGAACCTCTACAACCCCGCCGCGATCGTCGACGGCGACGAGGTCGTGCTCCTCTACCGGGCCCATGCGGACGACATCGTCTCGCACATCGGCATCGCCCGGTCGCGCGACGGCGTCACCTTCACCCGCGAGGATGCACCGATCCTCTCGCCCTCGGAGGACTACGAGCGGTTCGGCTGCGAGGACCCCCGCATCGCGCTGATCGAGGGCACCTACTACCTCACCTACACCGGGTGGGACCGCCGCAGCGCCCAGCTGTGCCTGGCCACCTCGACCGACCTGCGCACCTGGACCAAGCACGGCCCGCTGTTCGACGACTTCGACACGTTCAAGACCATGGACCCGCGCGGGTTCAACTGGTCGAAGGCCGGGGTCATCGTGCCGCAGCGGATGCACGGCACGTGGTGGATGTACTTCGGCGAAGGCGCGATCTACTGGGCCACCAGCGACGACCTCATCCACTGGACGCCGGGCACCCCCGACACCGAGCCGATGTACTCGCCGACGCCGGGCACCTGGGACGAGGCCCTGGTCGAGATCGGCACCTCCCCCGTGGTGACCGACAACGGACTGCTGCTGTTCCTCACCAACGGCGCCACCCGCACGGTGCATGACGACGGCACGGTCGACGTGGACTACCGCTGCGGCCAGATCGCGATCGATCCGGATGACCCCACCCGGGTGATCGCGCGGATGCAGGAGCCGTGGCTGCGTCCGCAGACCTTCGAGGACACGCACGGCCTGGTCTCCAACGTGACCTTCGTGGAGGGTCTGGTGAAGTTCCAGGACAAGTGGTTCGCGTACTACGGGCAGTCCGACACGACCCTCGCGGTCGCCATCCACGATCCGGCCGAGTCCTGGGGTCGTGCGCTGCGCGAGCCCGGTTCCGACACCCCCTGA
- a CDS encoding Fur family transcriptional regulator — METALDSALRGAGLRATAGRVAVLEALTSMAHTDAERLYRAVSAVLPTTSIQSVHNILADLTTAGLIRRIEPAGSAALYERRIGDNHHHVVCTSCGAVGDVDCVVGDAPCLTPSSAGGFTVQTAEVTFWGVCPSCQNAAQ, encoded by the coding sequence ATGGAGACAGCACTCGACTCGGCGCTTCGCGGCGCCGGGCTGCGCGCGACCGCGGGCCGCGTCGCCGTGCTCGAGGCACTGACCTCCATGGCCCATACGGATGCGGAGCGGCTCTACCGCGCCGTGTCCGCGGTGCTGCCGACCACGTCGATCCAGTCGGTGCACAACATCCTCGCGGACCTGACGACGGCGGGACTCATCCGCCGGATCGAACCGGCAGGCTCCGCAGCCCTCTATGAGCGACGCATCGGCGACAACCACCACCACGTCGTCTGCACCTCCTGCGGTGCGGTCGGCGATGTGGACTGCGTGGTCGGCGACGCGCCGTGCCTCACCCCGTCCTCAGCCGGGGGATTCACCGTCCAGACAGCCGAAGTCACCTTCTGGGGCGTGTGCCCCAGCTGCCAGAACGCCGCGCAGTAG